Proteins from a genomic interval of Gopherus evgoodei ecotype Sinaloan lineage chromosome 7, rGopEvg1_v1.p, whole genome shotgun sequence:
- the TMEM40 gene encoding transmembrane protein 40 isoform X1 encodes MDNFNFSLPVLTRKQQDIFQKAFAADADYLETSEKMNQSFWELLIKCLATVNPSSLTSEETQNLLNRGINSSDERAASLKTIGKKGVNAMVVLYLLLKVKDLSAYRELPSSKKNDEKLKLLQELEISFTFSQDSEVERSSQEPAETQPRATSAGKKKVSVATVKPISHNQSQEDQDHENQDGSGAPGEIVPDNESEIARRENATAAAGEKITYLQRCQRQWIRIRKNDVFFHFIILCFGIGAALIGYYHYKDWTISLGFGLITFASLETTGIYFGLVHQIHSVLEGFIPLIQRFKIPECVLFWTAVTQLG; translated from the exons ATGGACAACTTTAACTTCTCACTTCCAGTTCTCACCAGAAAACAACAAG AcatttttcagaaagcttttgctgCTGATGCTGATTACTTGGAAACATCTGAGAAAATGAACCAGTCCTTCTGGGAATTGTTAATAAAATGTTTAGCCACTGTTAACCCATCCAGCCTGACGTCTGAAGAAACACAGAAT ctccttAACAGAGGCATAAACTCATCTGATGAACGTGCAGCCTCCTTGAAGACCATAGGAAAAAAAGGAGTTAATGCAATGGTTGTGCTTTATCTGCTGCTAAAGGTGAAAGATCTATCTGCCTACAGAGAGTTGCCCAGCTCCAAGAAAAATG ATGAAAAATTGAAACTACTTCAGGAATTGGAAATAAGTTTCACATTTTCACAAGACAGTGAGGTTGAAAGATCATCTCAGGAGCCTGCGGAGACACAACCACGAG CCACCAGTGCTGGCAAGAAAAAAGTCTCTGTGGCAACAGTGAAGCCAATTTCTCACAACCAAAGTCAGGAAGACCAAGACCATGAAAATCAAGATGGAAGTG GCGCACCGGGAGAGATTGTCCCCGATAATGAATCAG AGATTGCAAGACGAGAAAATGCAACTGCTGCtg CAGGTGAAAAGATTACTTATCTTCAGAGATGTCAAAGACAGTGGATAAGAATACGGAAAAATG aTGTGTTCTTTCATTTTATCATTCTTTGCTTTGGCATTGGAGCTGCACTAATTGGCTATTACCACTACAAAG ACTGGACCATTTCTCTTGGTTTTGGCTTAATCACCTTTGCTTCGCTAGAAACCACCGGAATATATTTTGGTCTTG tgcaTCAAATTCACAGTGTCCTTGAGGGTTTCATTCCTCTGATTCAGAGATTCAAAATACCAG AATGTGTCTTGTTCTGGACGGCAGTGACTCAGCTTGGATAA
- the TMEM40 gene encoding transmembrane protein 40 isoform X2, whose protein sequence is MDNFNFSLPVLTRKQQDIFQKAFAADADYLETSEKMNQSFWELLIKCLATVNPSSLTSEETQNLLNRGINSSDERAASLKTIGKKGVNAMVVLYLLLKVKDLSAYRELPSSKKNDEKLKLLQELEISFTFSQDSEVERSSQEPAETQPRATSAGKKKVSVATVKPISHNQSQEDQDHENQDGSGAPGEIVPDNESEIARRENATAAAGEKITYLQRCQRQWIRIRKNDVFFHFIILCFGIGAALIGYYHYKDWTISLGFGLITFASLETTGIYFGLVHQIHSVLEGFIPLIQRFKIPGIRKVD, encoded by the exons ATGGACAACTTTAACTTCTCACTTCCAGTTCTCACCAGAAAACAACAAG AcatttttcagaaagcttttgctgCTGATGCTGATTACTTGGAAACATCTGAGAAAATGAACCAGTCCTTCTGGGAATTGTTAATAAAATGTTTAGCCACTGTTAACCCATCCAGCCTGACGTCTGAAGAAACACAGAAT ctccttAACAGAGGCATAAACTCATCTGATGAACGTGCAGCCTCCTTGAAGACCATAGGAAAAAAAGGAGTTAATGCAATGGTTGTGCTTTATCTGCTGCTAAAGGTGAAAGATCTATCTGCCTACAGAGAGTTGCCCAGCTCCAAGAAAAATG ATGAAAAATTGAAACTACTTCAGGAATTGGAAATAAGTTTCACATTTTCACAAGACAGTGAGGTTGAAAGATCATCTCAGGAGCCTGCGGAGACACAACCACGAG CCACCAGTGCTGGCAAGAAAAAAGTCTCTGTGGCAACAGTGAAGCCAATTTCTCACAACCAAAGTCAGGAAGACCAAGACCATGAAAATCAAGATGGAAGTG GCGCACCGGGAGAGATTGTCCCCGATAATGAATCAG AGATTGCAAGACGAGAAAATGCAACTGCTGCtg CAGGTGAAAAGATTACTTATCTTCAGAGATGTCAAAGACAGTGGATAAGAATACGGAAAAATG aTGTGTTCTTTCATTTTATCATTCTTTGCTTTGGCATTGGAGCTGCACTAATTGGCTATTACCACTACAAAG ACTGGACCATTTCTCTTGGTTTTGGCTTAATCACCTTTGCTTCGCTAGAAACCACCGGAATATATTTTGGTCTTG tgcaTCAAATTCACAGTGTCCTTGAGGGTTTCATTCCTCTGATTCAGAGATTCAAAATACCAG GTATTAGAAAAGTTGACTGA
- the TMEM40 gene encoding transmembrane protein 40 isoform X3: protein MDNFNFSLPVLTRKQQDIFQKAFAADADYLETSEKMNQSFWELLIKCLATVNPSSLTSEETQNLLNRGINSSDERAASLKTIGKKGVNAMVVLYLLLKVKDLSAYRELPSSKKNDEKLKLLQELEISFTFSQDSEVERSSQEPAETQPRATSAGKKKVSVATVKPISHNQSQEDQDHENQDGSEIARRENATAAAGEKITYLQRCQRQWIRIRKNDVFFHFIILCFGIGAALIGYYHYKDWTISLGFGLITFASLETTGIYFGLVHQIHSVLEGFIPLIQRFKIPECVLFWTAVTQLG from the exons ATGGACAACTTTAACTTCTCACTTCCAGTTCTCACCAGAAAACAACAAG AcatttttcagaaagcttttgctgCTGATGCTGATTACTTGGAAACATCTGAGAAAATGAACCAGTCCTTCTGGGAATTGTTAATAAAATGTTTAGCCACTGTTAACCCATCCAGCCTGACGTCTGAAGAAACACAGAAT ctccttAACAGAGGCATAAACTCATCTGATGAACGTGCAGCCTCCTTGAAGACCATAGGAAAAAAAGGAGTTAATGCAATGGTTGTGCTTTATCTGCTGCTAAAGGTGAAAGATCTATCTGCCTACAGAGAGTTGCCCAGCTCCAAGAAAAATG ATGAAAAATTGAAACTACTTCAGGAATTGGAAATAAGTTTCACATTTTCACAAGACAGTGAGGTTGAAAGATCATCTCAGGAGCCTGCGGAGACACAACCACGAG CCACCAGTGCTGGCAAGAAAAAAGTCTCTGTGGCAACAGTGAAGCCAATTTCTCACAACCAAAGTCAGGAAGACCAAGACCATGAAAATCAAGATGGAAGTG AGATTGCAAGACGAGAAAATGCAACTGCTGCtg CAGGTGAAAAGATTACTTATCTTCAGAGATGTCAAAGACAGTGGATAAGAATACGGAAAAATG aTGTGTTCTTTCATTTTATCATTCTTTGCTTTGGCATTGGAGCTGCACTAATTGGCTATTACCACTACAAAG ACTGGACCATTTCTCTTGGTTTTGGCTTAATCACCTTTGCTTCGCTAGAAACCACCGGAATATATTTTGGTCTTG tgcaTCAAATTCACAGTGTCCTTGAGGGTTTCATTCCTCTGATTCAGAGATTCAAAATACCAG AATGTGTCTTGTTCTGGACGGCAGTGACTCAGCTTGGATAA
- the TMEM40 gene encoding transmembrane protein 40 isoform X4 — MNQSFWELLIKCLATVNPSSLTSEETQNLLNRGINSSDERAASLKTIGKKGVNAMVVLYLLLKVKDLSAYRELPSSKKNDEKLKLLQELEISFTFSQDSEVERSSQEPAETQPRATSAGKKKVSVATVKPISHNQSQEDQDHENQDGSGAPGEIVPDNESEIARRENATAAAGEKITYLQRCQRQWIRIRKNDVFFHFIILCFGIGAALIGYYHYKDWTISLGFGLITFASLETTGIYFGLVHQIHSVLEGFIPLIQRFKIPECVLFWTAVTQLG; from the exons ATGAACCAGTCCTTCTGGGAATTGTTAATAAAATGTTTAGCCACTGTTAACCCATCCAGCCTGACGTCTGAAGAAACACAGAAT ctccttAACAGAGGCATAAACTCATCTGATGAACGTGCAGCCTCCTTGAAGACCATAGGAAAAAAAGGAGTTAATGCAATGGTTGTGCTTTATCTGCTGCTAAAGGTGAAAGATCTATCTGCCTACAGAGAGTTGCCCAGCTCCAAGAAAAATG ATGAAAAATTGAAACTACTTCAGGAATTGGAAATAAGTTTCACATTTTCACAAGACAGTGAGGTTGAAAGATCATCTCAGGAGCCTGCGGAGACACAACCACGAG CCACCAGTGCTGGCAAGAAAAAAGTCTCTGTGGCAACAGTGAAGCCAATTTCTCACAACCAAAGTCAGGAAGACCAAGACCATGAAAATCAAGATGGAAGTG GCGCACCGGGAGAGATTGTCCCCGATAATGAATCAG AGATTGCAAGACGAGAAAATGCAACTGCTGCtg CAGGTGAAAAGATTACTTATCTTCAGAGATGTCAAAGACAGTGGATAAGAATACGGAAAAATG aTGTGTTCTTTCATTTTATCATTCTTTGCTTTGGCATTGGAGCTGCACTAATTGGCTATTACCACTACAAAG ACTGGACCATTTCTCTTGGTTTTGGCTTAATCACCTTTGCTTCGCTAGAAACCACCGGAATATATTTTGGTCTTG tgcaTCAAATTCACAGTGTCCTTGAGGGTTTCATTCCTCTGATTCAGAGATTCAAAATACCAG AATGTGTCTTGTTCTGGACGGCAGTGACTCAGCTTGGATAA